The following proteins are encoded in a genomic region of Rhizobium sp. CCGE531:
- a CDS encoding chloride channel protein, protein MQDTPIQPSHSHDFSAGASRKDNGDFTTDKRVLVLIAMALVVGTGGAFAAWVLINLIALVSNAVWLFKISTEPLSFTMVTRSPWMVAAPVLGGIVIGLMARYGSEKIRGHGIPEAIEAILIGGSRMSPKVAVLKPLSSAISIGSGGPFGAEGPIIMTGGAIGSLFAQLFHMSAAERKTLLVAGAAAGMTAVFGTPIAAVMLAVELLLFEWKPRSFIPVAVAACVSVVWRPLLIGGGALFPAHFDVPLSWWGVVLAAGLGIISGLQSGLLTTLLYKIEDAFEKLPIHWMWWPALGGLIVGVGGLIEPRALGVGYDIIADLLHSHVTIGAVLAILLVKAGIWLVALSSGTSGGVLAPLLILGGTLGWLVGLTLPGDPGFWAMLGMAAMMGGTMRAPLTGTFFAVELTGDTSAMVPLLAATVAAYAVTVLLLRRSILTEKIARRGQHITREYGVDPFELTRARDIMIAKVDTLPASMRLSEALAQMTEQPDAHRFYPVVGDNDRLVGMISRADALRWQSEPDLMDQSLYDVISDTSLPVAHADDTVGRVADIMIHADTGRVPVVEAQTGRLVGLIARKDLLRLRSATNRAELERGAYLRSKG, encoded by the coding sequence ATGCAGGACACCCCCATCCAACCAAGTCACAGTCACGATTTCTCTGCCGGCGCCTCGCGCAAGGACAATGGCGATTTCACCACGGACAAGCGCGTCTTGGTGCTGATTGCCATGGCGCTCGTCGTGGGCACGGGCGGCGCCTTCGCCGCCTGGGTGCTCATCAATCTCATCGCACTCGTCAGCAATGCCGTCTGGCTGTTCAAGATCAGCACCGAGCCGTTGTCCTTCACCATGGTGACGCGCTCGCCCTGGATGGTCGCCGCGCCCGTTCTCGGCGGCATCGTCATCGGCCTCATGGCGCGATACGGCTCTGAGAAGATCCGCGGCCACGGCATTCCCGAAGCCATCGAGGCGATCCTGATCGGCGGCAGCCGCATGTCGCCGAAAGTGGCGGTGCTGAAGCCACTATCGTCGGCAATCTCGATCGGCTCCGGCGGCCCCTTCGGCGCGGAAGGTCCGATCATCATGACGGGCGGTGCCATCGGCTCGCTCTTCGCACAGCTCTTTCATATGAGTGCGGCCGAGAGAAAGACCCTGCTCGTCGCCGGCGCCGCAGCCGGTATGACCGCGGTCTTCGGCACGCCGATCGCCGCCGTCATGCTCGCAGTCGAACTGCTGCTGTTCGAATGGAAGCCGCGCAGCTTCATCCCCGTCGCGGTCGCGGCCTGCGTTTCGGTCGTCTGGCGTCCGTTGCTGATCGGCGGCGGCGCGTTGTTTCCCGCCCATTTCGATGTGCCGCTCTCCTGGTGGGGCGTCGTGCTCGCCGCCGGCCTCGGCATTATCTCGGGCCTGCAGTCCGGCCTGCTGACGACCCTGCTCTATAAGATCGAGGATGCCTTCGAAAAGCTGCCGATCCACTGGATGTGGTGGCCAGCACTTGGCGGCCTCATCGTCGGGGTCGGCGGATTGATCGAGCCGCGTGCGCTGGGCGTCGGTTACGACATCATCGCCGATCTCCTGCACAGCCATGTCACCATCGGCGCCGTGCTGGCGATCCTGCTGGTCAAGGCAGGCATTTGGCTGGTGGCACTATCCTCTGGCACATCGGGCGGTGTCCTGGCGCCGCTGCTCATCCTCGGCGGCACGCTCGGCTGGCTGGTGGGCCTTACCCTGCCCGGCGATCCCGGCTTCTGGGCGATGCTCGGCATGGCCGCAATGATGGGCGGCACCATGCGCGCGCCGCTCACCGGCACCTTCTTCGCCGTCGAACTGACGGGAGACACCAGCGCAATGGTGCCTCTGCTTGCCGCGACAGTCGCGGCCTATGCCGTCACCGTGCTGCTGCTGCGCCGCTCCATCCTCACGGAAAAGATCGCGCGGCGCGGCCAGCACATCACCCGCGAATATGGTGTCGACCCGTTCGAACTGACGCGCGCCCGCGATATCATGATCGCCAAGGTGGACACCCTGCCCGCCTCCATGCGCCTGTCGGAAGCGCTGGCGCAGATGACGGAGCAGCCGGATGCGCATCGCTTCTATCCGGTCGTCGGGGACAACGATCGCCTCGTCGGCATGATTTCGCGCGCCGACGCCCTGCGCTGGCAGAGCGAGCCGGATCTGATGGATCAATCGCTCTATGACGTGATCTCGGATACGTCGCTCCCGGTCGCCCATGCCGACGATACGGTCGGGCGCGTCGCGGATATCATGATCCATGCCGATACGGGACGCGTTCCCGTCGTCGAGGCCCAGACCGGCCGCCTCGTCGGCCTGATCGCCCGCAAGGACCTGCTGCGGCTGCGCAGCGCGACGAACCGGGCGGAACTCGAGCGCGGTGCCTATCTCAGGTCGAAAGGATAA
- a CDS encoding cell division protein ZapA, producing the protein MAQVTVTIDGKAYRMACEEGQEDHLTDLANRFDRYVMHLKSQFGEIGDLRVTVMAGIMIMDEVSELTRRVSSLEAELETLTSSRDTTVAANARAEETLASVIDEVTMRIHGITEKLLERPGAEQA; encoded by the coding sequence ATGGCGCAAGTAACGGTAACGATCGACGGCAAAGCCTACCGGATGGCCTGCGAAGAGGGGCAGGAAGACCATCTGACGGATCTCGCCAATCGCTTCGACCGCTATGTCATGCATTTGAAGAGCCAGTTCGGCGAAATCGGCGATCTGCGGGTGACGGTCATGGCCGGCATCATGATCATGGACGAGGTGAGCGAATTGACGCGGCGCGTGTCTTCGCTGGAGGCCGAACTGGAAACCCTGACCAGCAGCCGGGATACGACCGTGGCCGCCAATGCGCGCGCGGAGGAAACACTGGCAAGCGTCATCGACGAGGTGACGATGCGCATTCACGGCATTACCGAGAAGCTTCTGGAGCGGCCGGGCGCCGAGCAGGCTTAA
- a CDS encoding DUF4164 domain-containing protein, with product MTPSGKTVDAALAQLRQALSTLESAVDGRFERERAQSDIEGEVRRVHADRSRLAQELDQAEFRANRLEEVNREVSRRLVTAMETIRAVLDR from the coding sequence ATGACACCTTCAGGCAAAACGGTGGATGCGGCGCTCGCCCAATTGCGCCAGGCACTCTCGACTTTGGAGAGCGCCGTCGACGGACGGTTCGAGCGGGAACGGGCACAGAGCGATATAGAAGGCGAGGTCCGGAGGGTTCACGCCGACCGTTCGCGCCTTGCCCAGGAATTGGATCAGGCCGAGTTCCGCGCGAACCGGCTCGAGGAGGTCAATCGTGAAGTGTCGCGCCGGCTGGTTACGGCGATGGAAACCATAAGAGCCGTGCTGGACCGCTGA
- the tkt gene encoding transketolase — translation MNSREQHDRMANAIRFLAMDAVEKANSGHPGLPMGMADVATVLFGKYLRFDPKNPHWPDRDRFVLSAGHGSMLLYSVLYLTGYPDMTVDELQRFRQLGSKTAGHPEYGHATGIETTTGPLGQGIANAVGMAIAERKLREEFGADLQDHYTYAMCGDGCLMEGISHEAIALAGHLKLNKLVLFWDNNSITIDGAVSLSDSTDQVMRFKAVHWNTIEVDGHDQAAISAAIEAAHQSDRPTLIACKTIIGFGAPNKQGTHKVHGSPLGAEEIAATRVALDWPYEPFVIPNDILGEWRAAGERSIGTREAWEGRLAAADAARKAEFNRRFAHELPAGFDAAISDYKKKLAETKPTVATRKASEDALEVINGFLPETLGGSADLTPSNNTKTSQMKSITPTDFSGRYMHWGIREHGMAAAMNGIALHGGLIPYSGGFLIFSDYCRPPLRLAALMGIRSIHVLTHDSIGVGEDGPTHQPVEQVASLRAIPNFQLFRPADATETAECWQIAIKTTNRPSGLALTRQNLLAARTEYSEKNLCELGAYTLAGNADAKVTIFASGSEVELAVAARTVLEGKGVSTRVVSVPCTELFFEQPDAYRKDIIGNSPVKVAVEAGVREGWDAFIGPEGAFIGMKSFGASAPYKDVYKHFGITTEAVVAAAEAKLS, via the coding sequence ATGAACTCTCGCGAACAACACGACCGGATGGCGAATGCGATCCGTTTCCTTGCCATGGATGCTGTCGAGAAGGCCAATTCCGGTCACCCCGGTTTGCCGATGGGGATGGCCGATGTCGCCACCGTTCTCTTTGGCAAATATCTGCGCTTCGATCCGAAGAACCCCCATTGGCCGGACCGCGACCGTTTCGTCCTGTCGGCTGGCCACGGCTCGATGCTGCTCTATTCGGTCCTTTACCTCACCGGCTATCCGGACATGACGGTCGATGAGCTGCAGCGCTTCCGCCAGCTCGGCTCCAAGACCGCGGGCCATCCCGAATATGGTCATGCCACCGGCATCGAAACCACGACCGGCCCGCTCGGCCAGGGCATTGCCAATGCCGTCGGCATGGCGATCGCCGAACGCAAGCTGCGCGAGGAATTCGGCGCCGACCTGCAGGATCACTACACCTATGCCATGTGCGGTGACGGCTGCCTGATGGAAGGCATCAGCCATGAGGCGATCGCGCTTGCCGGCCACCTCAAGCTCAACAAGCTGGTCCTGTTCTGGGACAACAACTCCATCACCATCGACGGCGCCGTCTCGCTGTCGGATTCGACCGACCAGGTCATGCGCTTCAAGGCCGTTCACTGGAACACGATCGAAGTTGACGGTCACGACCAGGCCGCCATCAGCGCCGCCATCGAAGCCGCCCACCAGTCCGACCGCCCGACGCTGATCGCCTGCAAGACGATCATCGGCTTCGGCGCTCCGAACAAGCAGGGCACCCACAAGGTCCACGGCTCGCCGCTCGGCGCCGAGGAAATCGCCGCGACCCGCGTCGCGCTCGACTGGCCCTACGAGCCTTTCGTCATTCCGAACGACATCCTCGGTGAATGGCGCGCCGCCGGTGAACGCTCCATCGGCACGCGCGAAGCCTGGGAAGGCCGCCTTGCCGCCGCCGATGCGGCCAGGAAGGCCGAATTCAACCGCCGCTTCGCCCATGAGCTGCCTGCCGGTTTCGACGCCGCCATCAGCGACTACAAGAAGAAGCTCGCCGAAACCAAGCCGACGGTCGCCACCCGCAAGGCATCGGAAGACGCGCTCGAAGTCATCAACGGCTTCCTGCCGGAAACGCTCGGCGGCTCCGCCGACCTGACGCCGTCGAACAACACCAAGACCAGCCAGATGAAGTCGATCACCCCGACCGATTTCTCCGGCCGCTACATGCACTGGGGTATCCGCGAACACGGCATGGCAGCTGCCATGAACGGCATCGCGCTGCACGGCGGTCTGATCCCCTACAGCGGCGGCTTCCTGATCTTCTCGGACTATTGCCGCCCGCCGCTGCGCCTGGCCGCCCTGATGGGCATCCGCTCCATCCACGTCCTGACGCATGATTCCATCGGCGTCGGCGAAGACGGCCCGACCCACCAGCCGGTCGAGCAGGTCGCCAGCCTGCGCGCCATCCCGAACTTCCAGCTGTTCCGCCCTGCGGACGCAACGGAAACGGCCGAATGCTGGCAGATCGCCATCAAGACGACGAACCGTCCGTCCGGCCTTGCGCTGACCCGCCAGAACCTGCTGGCCGCTCGTACCGAATACAGCGAGAAGAACCTCTGCGAACTCGGCGCTTACACGCTGGCAGGCAATGCCGACGCCAAGGTGACGATCTTCGCTTCGGGCTCTGAAGTCGAACTCGCCGTTGCCGCCCGCACCGTTCTCGAAGGCAAGGGCGTCTCCACGCGCGTCGTCTCCGTTCCCTGCACCGAACTCTTCTTCGAGCAGCCGGACGCCTACCGCAAGGACATCATCGGCAATTCGCCGGTCAAGGTTGCCGTCGAAGCCGGCGTTCGCGAAGGCTGGGATGCCTTTATCGGACCGGAAGGCGCCTTTATCGGCATGAAGAGCTTCGGCGCTTCCGCTCCGTACAAGGACGTCTACAAGCATTTCGGCATCACGACGGAGGCCGTTGTCGCCGCCGCCGAGGCAAAGCTTTCCTGA
- the gap gene encoding type I glyceraldehyde-3-phosphate dehydrogenase, whose protein sequence is MTVKVAINGFGRIGRNVLRAIVESGRTDIEVVAINDLGPVETNAHLLRYDSIHGRFPAEVKVEGDTIIVGGGKPIKVTAIKDPATLPHRDLGVDIAMECTGIFTSRDKAAAHLTAGAKRVIVSAPADGADLTVVFGVNHDQLTKEHLVISNASCTTNCLVPVVKVLDDAVGIDHGFMTTIHSYTGDQPTLDTMHKDLYRARAAALSMIPTSTGAAKAVGLVLPHLKGKLDGTSIRVPTPNVSVVDFKFVAKKATTVGEINEAIKAASNGKLKGILGYTDEPLVSRDFNHDSHSSILATDQTKVMEGNFVRVLSWYDNEWGFSSRMSDTAVALAKLI, encoded by the coding sequence ATGACTGTAAAAGTTGCCATCAACGGCTTTGGCCGCATCGGCCGTAACGTTCTGCGCGCAATCGTCGAATCCGGCCGCACCGATATCGAAGTCGTCGCCATCAACGACCTAGGCCCGGTCGAGACCAATGCCCACCTGCTGCGTTACGATTCCATCCACGGTCGCTTCCCGGCCGAAGTGAAGGTCGAAGGTGACACAATCATCGTCGGCGGCGGCAAGCCGATCAAGGTCACGGCGATCAAGGACCCGGCAACCCTGCCGCACCGCGATCTCGGCGTCGACATCGCGATGGAATGCACCGGCATCTTCACGTCTCGCGACAAGGCTGCCGCCCACCTGACGGCCGGTGCCAAGCGCGTCATCGTTTCGGCTCCTGCTGACGGCGCCGACCTGACCGTCGTTTTCGGCGTCAACCACGACCAGCTCACCAAGGAGCACTTGGTCATCTCCAATGCTTCCTGCACCACGAACTGCCTGGTGCCGGTGGTCAAGGTTCTTGACGACGCCGTCGGCATCGACCACGGCTTCATGACGACGATCCACTCCTACACCGGCGATCAGCCGACGCTCGACACCATGCACAAGGACCTGTACCGCGCCCGCGCCGCAGCCCTGTCCATGATCCCGACGTCGACGGGCGCCGCAAAGGCCGTCGGTCTGGTTCTGCCGCATCTGAAGGGCAAGCTCGACGGCACGTCGATCCGCGTTCCGACCCCGAACGTCTCGGTTGTCGACTTCAAGTTCGTGGCCAAGAAGGCAACGACGGTCGGCGAAATCAACGAAGCCATCAAGGCTGCGTCGAACGGCAAGCTGAAGGGCATCCTCGGCTACACCGACGAGCCGCTGGTTTCCCGCGACTTCAACCATGACAGCCACTCGTCGATCTTGGCGACCGACCAGACCAAGGTCATGGAAGGCAACTTCGTGCGCGTCCTGTCCTGGTACGACAACGAATGGGGCTTCTCCAGCCGCATGTCCGACACGGCCGTCGCGCTTGCCAAGCTGATCTGA
- a CDS encoding putative glycolipid-binding domain-containing protein, translated as MAFRPLLPTTVRWRPMEGDGLEHLTIAPIDNVGAAAIRAAGIIIGGRGGTPYGVSYRIDCSAEWAVLSFSVETTDGRRLALNSDCKGHWRTEDGVALPQFDGCIDIDLYGSPFTNSLPIRRLEMTPESGTARLSMLYFPFDTFEPMRDGQHYTCIVPEKLYRYAAEDRDFTVDLPVDADGLVIDYPIYFRRVDV; from the coding sequence ATGGCCTTCCGCCCGCTCCTTCCGACGACAGTCCGCTGGCGTCCCATGGAAGGAGACGGGCTGGAGCACTTAACGATCGCTCCTATCGACAATGTCGGCGCCGCGGCCATCCGCGCCGCCGGCATTATCATTGGCGGACGCGGCGGCACGCCCTACGGCGTCTCCTACCGCATCGATTGCTCCGCCGAGTGGGCCGTTCTTTCCTTCTCCGTCGAAACCACCGATGGACGCCGTCTCGCGCTAAACTCGGACTGCAAGGGACATTGGCGCACCGAGGACGGCGTGGCGCTGCCGCAATTCGATGGCTGCATCGATATCGATCTCTACGGCTCACCCTTCACCAACAGCCTGCCGATCCGCCGGCTTGAGATGACGCCGGAAAGCGGAACCGCCAGGCTTTCCATGCTCTATTTCCCGTTCGACACGTTCGAACCGATGCGCGATGGGCAGCACTACACCTGCATCGTGCCGGAGAAACTTTATCGCTACGCCGCCGAAGACAGGGATTTCACCGTCGATCTTCCGGTCGACGCGGATGGGCTGGTGATCGACTATCCGATCTATTTCAGGCGCGTGGATGTTTGA
- a CDS encoding potassium/proton antiporter — protein MEAFYVIVLVSTVLVLIAAFSSLLAFRFGAPLLLLFLMIGLAAGTDGLGIEFSNNYLAYILGSLALAIILFDSGYGTPIQALKLAAAPALTIASVGVIVTAALFGLAATWLLGFTWLQGLLLGSIVASTDAAAVFFLLRIGGINIRDKVRSTLEVESGTNDPMAIFLTLALVELLASGEGYAGINLAMLATFVQQMGLGVILGLLGGMMIVLIVSRLETDRGLTPIFVLALALLVFSFTGAVGGSGFLAVYVAGIYAGNRKMPASASIKRFQDGMTWLAQIIMFLVLGLLATPSQFPAIAIPAVALALFLIFIARPIAVWLCLLPFDYTQRETGFVAWVGLRGAVSILLAIMPVLGNLQAGQTYFNVAFIVVLVSLLVQGWTIKPMARRLGLIIPPRMGAIDKVEVDLPGTVNHELLSYRVVKDSPVLRGERIPRWAMPSLVIRDGKSMRYQYAGRLRENDIVYLFISPNYSRLLDRLFASRAPVDPDDAEFFGAFSISPLRPAADLDAAYGPGLLSEQEKGLTIAELMRHRLGGKADYADRVRLGEIILIVRDLDENDHIQSVGMSLEAVEPPVILPIFINLHDIFKNIRAHLQKRREHPEDGVSNDSNAGKNDA, from the coding sequence GTGGAGGCATTTTACGTCATCGTGCTGGTCAGCACGGTCCTTGTTCTCATTGCGGCCTTTTCCAGCCTTCTCGCCTTCCGCTTCGGCGCGCCCTTGCTGCTGCTTTTCCTGATGATCGGGCTTGCCGCCGGCACCGACGGGCTCGGCATCGAATTCTCCAACAATTATCTCGCCTATATTCTCGGTTCGCTGGCCCTCGCCATCATCCTCTTCGATTCCGGCTACGGCACGCCGATCCAGGCCCTCAAGCTTGCTGCGGCACCAGCGCTGACCATCGCCTCTGTCGGCGTCATCGTCACGGCGGCGCTGTTCGGCCTTGCCGCCACCTGGCTGCTCGGCTTCACCTGGCTGCAGGGCCTCCTGCTCGGCTCGATCGTCGCCTCGACGGATGCCGCGGCCGTCTTCTTCCTGCTGCGCATCGGCGGCATCAATATCCGCGACAAGGTGCGCTCGACGCTGGAAGTCGAATCCGGCACCAACGACCCGATGGCGATCTTCCTGACGCTCGCCTTGGTCGAGCTGCTGGCAAGCGGCGAAGGCTACGCCGGCATCAATCTCGCCATGCTCGCCACCTTCGTCCAGCAGATGGGGCTTGGCGTCATCCTTGGCCTGCTCGGCGGCATGATGATCGTGCTCATCGTCAGCCGGCTGGAAACCGATCGCGGCCTGACGCCCATCTTCGTGCTGGCGCTGGCGCTCCTCGTCTTCTCCTTCACCGGCGCCGTCGGCGGCAGCGGCTTCCTGGCCGTCTATGTCGCCGGCATCTATGCCGGCAATCGCAAAATGCCGGCCTCAGCCTCGATCAAGCGCTTCCAGGACGGCATGACATGGCTGGCGCAGATCATCATGTTCCTCGTCCTCGGCTTGCTCGCGACGCCGTCGCAATTCCCGGCCATCGCCATTCCCGCCGTGGCATTGGCTCTTTTCCTGATCTTCATTGCCCGGCCGATCGCCGTGTGGCTCTGCCTGCTGCCCTTCGACTACACCCAGCGCGAGACCGGCTTCGTCGCCTGGGTCGGCCTGCGCGGCGCAGTCTCCATCCTGCTTGCCATCATGCCCGTCCTCGGCAACCTGCAGGCCGGCCAGACCTATTTCAACGTCGCCTTCATCGTCGTGCTGGTGTCGCTGCTCGTCCAGGGCTGGACCATCAAGCCGATGGCGCGCCGCCTCGGCCTCATCATTCCGCCGCGCATGGGAGCGATCGACAAGGTCGAAGTCGACCTGCCCGGCACGGTCAACCACGAACTTCTCTCCTATCGTGTCGTGAAGGATAGTCCGGTTCTGCGCGGCGAGCGCATTCCGCGTTGGGCCATGCCCTCGCTCGTCATCCGCGACGGCAAATCCATGCGCTATCAATATGCCGGCCGCCTGCGCGAAAACGATATCGTCTATCTCTTCATCTCGCCCAATTATTCGCGGCTTCTCGACCGGCTTTTCGCCAGCCGCGCACCCGTCGACCCTGACGACGCCGAATTCTTCGGCGCTTTCTCGATCTCGCCGCTGCGCCCCGCCGCCGATCTCGATGCCGCCTATGGGCCTGGCCTGCTGAGCGAACAGGAAAAGGGGCTCACCATCGCCGAACTCATGCGCCATCGCCTGGGCGGCAAGGCCGACTATGCGGATCGCGTTCGCCTGGGCGAGATCATCCTCATCGTCCGTGATCTCGACGAGAACGACCATATTCAGTCGGTCGGCATGTCGCTCGAGGCGGTTGAACCGCCCGTCATCCTTCCGATCTTCATCAATCTCCACGATATTTTTAAGAACATTCGCGCTCACCTGCAAAAGCGCCGGGAACACCCGGAAGACGGCGTTTCAAACGATTCAAATGCCGGGAAAA